From Bombus vancouverensis nearcticus chromosome 15, iyBomVanc1_principal, whole genome shotgun sequence, the proteins below share one genomic window:
- the LOC117164479 gene encoding uncharacterized protein LOC117164479 isoform X3, producing MSKISLRSKTTSSRLRLNRRRKQHAKKLILKPYDFCCSVDNVDPLMQYDRLRSLYRSPLMSLQTITESPTLKLRTEFTNYMERKLRRKSLKNKQFDIGDHRHKNKKNLQISERLRKLYKAKKLHKQHKLEDTDDDFEFEDLHDKKVTSLLQKPLQWYLEDEIIGAKDILWEQKQRAHNEKMNKNVEIGKQKTENMLKQQTDKYPRWYQDFSINQIKNLRMLQCIMQKDCEEMVTGRTQRTLISIGIISTFFTLTSDVIKKLQESCNCNVIEFLREIYKILTGNYFEEEGYKNFYDCNERIILSAIAFLTLPEAIIELHKRLPPVTMSEFPPKPIPPTLSIRQKMKSPYKEKLFIRTDWATFYNRLQDWQEQHRLIPIPNIILPPKNCLLNNYSSAKVNAYYEGNKHGKVQNVSENYQLIQIKNNPSVQTKQPHNISTKTNQERDTSISTKQKKYTFIDTKQKDDVPVRIKRNNPSDNSPYSFELNQDQHNSVVNELTENNENEKFKSIIGNAISTKRRIPYTSQISTGLNVPSLYGENRLFDFTINGISEKPGPIEYKICGVLQPPQSNKKSWLGEKHAHYIISGASDEPPTCPVTYEMTGVANVTPTNSNERFFAVLKLGDGPKKIYPSGRQNLSRHWQEWLQNVDEEFRKIEREANKMIKNIEAITKLVFPGPTCDSCCSCRQTRKSYLKAKETKAPYFVIDTITEDDNKKKYIVGSMAMHSPALTPPESTVNLLEVIASEDVLTDNLIISGVTNETGETQYFITGSQKEVIRMPARVIERPPPRPLRNVPPCICAIQQIFTKGLFPNVSHDNIPWTKEEGLCFGKKFRPQESPAYSCKKYPGNKSCRRSPFTHDINRLKRRVEMAKQKQGDEATGKKKMYSIADFQPCGDEHGMNICGGPWNALHTLTSEELKEQERLRKEILRGPSCGKRPGQAVCEGPFGERIPLKPQQIFIEEEIPGEDIEEEEEEEVEGEELIKPPPVEVKGKEKERDKKCHMSPEAIEARRQRVVEKKVKKFVPDPSYPGYDDPWNIFRTAPSEKESETDFKKLLKLSSPKPPGTAVQSKTLMDGIGKSALHEDISKSEIRKDHPIVKESKKISPTHSARNTSEQISKKRNREKLKSEEKISEKGFIKSDKKGFKKSQERMIETKSKKLDKNVIRKSEESKKKYNQVTKRVQSSTTKDKVQDQSTPKLVKDKHNQKLNMKSIGNPSLPKYLEKLSDGSNPKKSNIGKETSAIKSQQNMRNVSEVDKRHKKRMSSKKSNHRSITSSNIKKKTISKQLSTRKSVRRDKKKDVINQDVDPETIHRNKINELKNMMKSSELYPYNIKPAEIPDDPPAKCQLEYEDSETTIDTVQVEEDADIQLPIKGPCGWRTKSEQQLPTKKTLIYLTDPDYPPETVPVRSGGKPCVCRDNRAKKKILLYNIGGLIGGKKNGEEKKLLRKKKNEDKKMQVIDGVIYYTPPPSPRRSNEYVPEYDLYESPYDMCLTQRKDRSLKFLDQYGRPKISEVSKNRESCGCNEYVETYGIQTINENEGKAQLLKELESKDKLITAKPPKDRWNLALKDVGLIDYFTRCRDSLPCWLRCAKFNKVGCPISYRELKIKRPVCECKYERKILEHKEEKVKWKQRQKRLKSLKKQPYVNIADISKLLIPNTKLMISDVKRIPREDEYIDDIKYCITGVAENYDHLPPKQIVGGIHMVTPIQTPEPSEHEISCVCLHRHWSPMKITPGPLPKPEEILLAEKKYRQEAVKEAFRQIYAPQSTYHIHDDHSCKEKCGGYLEMENDKNTGKDKQVVQDNSRYIASYLQKPTSIKGKLTNSARHIKSNIDDLQIKTEIKNLPMQKFSETKARSSHKENKDTNLAGQKTFENKVKSSRKEDRDFKIERRDQKYVNVPQKQTRGDIQNDPIELNVENIDIWDKETEEDSDDSKCYLMAIVKIELKKMAAEGFLFAKLPKCFLMPQLQYWLMYRKGLSFSDAAKNRTEKSYIL from the exons ATGTCCAAAATTTCCCTGAGGTCAAAAACAACCAGCTCACGACTAAGATTAAATCGTAGAAG AAAGCAACATGCAAAGAAACTCATTTTGAAACCTTACGACTTTTGTTGTTCAGTTGATAATGTTGATCCATTAATGCAATATGACAGGCTAAGATCGCTTTATAGATCACCATTGATGTCTCTACAAACAATAACTGAAAGCCCAACTTTGAAACTGCGAACAGAATTTACTAACTATATGGAACGTAAATTGAGAAGGAAAAGCCTTAAAAACAAGCAATTTGATATAGGAGATCATAGAcacaaaaataagaaaaatttgcaGATTTCAGAAAGACTAAGGAAGTTATATAAAGCAAAGAAATTACATAAACAACATAAATTAGAAGATACTGATGATGATTTTGAATTTGAAGATTTACATGATAAAAAAGTTACGTCTCTTCTTCAAAAACCATTGCAATGGTATTTAGAAGATGAAATTATTGGAGCAAAAGATATTTTATGGGAACAAAAACAAAGAGCACACaatgaaaaaatgaataaaaatgttgaaattGGAAAGcaaaaaa CAGAAAATATGTTAAAACAACAAACAGACAAGTATCCACGATGGTATCAAGATTTTTCTATTAACCAA attaaaaatttaaggATGTTACAATGTATAATGCAGAAAGATTGTGAAGAAATGGTAACAGGACGTACTCAAAGAACTCTTATATCAATTGGAATTATATCTACATTTTTTACACTTACGTCAgatgttattaaaaaattgcaagAATCTTGTAACTGCAATGTAATCGAATTTTTAAGAGAAATTTATAAGATATTAACTGGAAATTATTTTGAAGAGGAAGGATACA aaaacttttatgattGTAATGAAAGAATAATTTTATCAGCGATTGCATTCCTGACTTTACCAGAAGCTATTATAGAGCTTCACAAACGTTTACCCCCTGTAACAATGTCAGAATTTCCACCAAAAC CTATTCCACCAACATTATCAATAAGGCAGAAGATGAAATCACCTTATAAAGAAAAACTTTTTATACGAACAGATTGGGCAACTTTTTACAATCGCTTACAAGATTGGCAAGAGCAACATCGATTAATACCAATTCCGAATATAATATTACCTCCTAAAAATTgccttttaaataattattccagTGCAAAAGTTAATGCTTATTACGAAGGAAACAAACACGGTAAAGTACAAAACGTTTCGGAAAATTATCAGTTAATTCAGattaaaaataatccttctgtTCAAACAAAGCAACCACATAATATTTCTACCAAAACAAATCAGGAAAGAGATACCTCCATTAGTACAAAAcagaaaaaatatacttttattgatACGAAACAAAAGGATGATGTACCAGTCAGAATTAAGAGGAATAATCCATCTGATAATTCTCCATACTCTTTTGAATTAAATCAAGATCAACATAATTCTGTAGTGAACGAACTTacagaaaataatgaaaatgaaaaatttaagaGCATAATAGGTAACGCAATCAGTACAAAACGGAGAATACCGTATACCTCACAAATATCTACTGGCCTTAATGTTCCATCCTTATATGGTGAAAATAGATTATTTGATTTTACAATCAATGGAATTAGCGAAAAACCAGGGcctatagaatataaaatatgtggAGTTTTACAACCACCTCaatcaaataaaaaatcttGGCTTGGCGAGAAACATGCACATTACATAATATCTGGTGCTTCAGATGAACCACCAACTTGCCCTGTAACGTATGAAATGACTGGTGTTGCAAATGTAACACCCACTAACAGCAACGAGAGATTCTTTGCAGTATTGAAACTTGGAGATGGACCTAAAAAGATTTATCCAAGTGGAAGGCAGAATTTATCTCGTCATTGGCAAGAATGGCTGCAAAATGTGGATGAAGAATTTCggaaaatagaaagagaggcaaacaaaatgataaaaaatatagaagctATAACGAAATTAGTATTTCCAGGACCAACATGTGACAGTTGTTGTTCCTGTAGACAAACTAGAAAATCATACTTAAAAGCAAAAGAAACGAAAGCGCCTTATTTTGTGATAGATACTATAACCGAAGacgacaataaaaaaaaatatattgtagGATCAATGGCAATGCATTCTCCTGCACTAACACCTCCAGAATCAACCGTGAATTTATTAGAAGTTATAGCTTCGGAAGATGTCCTTACTGACAACCTTATAATAAGTGGTGTCACAAATGAAACAGGTGAAACACAGTATTTTATTACTGGTTCTCAGAAAGAAGTAATACGCATGCCAGCACGAGTTATAGAACGTCCACCACCTAGACCGCTTAGGAATGTTCCACCTTGTATATGTGCAATTCAACAAATATTTACTAAAGGCTTGTTTCCAAATGTAAGCCATGATAATATACCATGGACAAAAGAGGAAGGTTTGTGTTTTGGAAAAAAGTTTAGACCCCAAGAATCTCCTGCATATTCCTGTAAAAAGTATCCAGGTAATAAGTCATGTAGAAGAAGTCCATTTACACATGACATAAATAGATTAAAAAGAAGAGTTGAAATGGCAAAACAAAAGCAAGGTGATGAAGCTACAGggaagaagaaaatgtataGTATCGCAGATTTTCAACCATGTGGGGATGAACATGGTATGAATATTTGCGGAGGACCTTGGAATGCTTTGCATACTCTAACATCAGAAGAACTAAAAGAACAGGAAAGATTACGGAAAGAAATATTAAGA gGTCCTTCATGTGGAAAAAGACCTGGACAAGCTGTCTGTGAAGGTCCTTTTGGAGAACGAATACCATTAAAACCACAGCAAATATTTATAGAAGAAGAAATTCCAGGAGAAGAtattgaagaagaagaagaagaagaagtagaaggAGAGGAATTAATAAAGCCTCCTCCAGTTGAggtaaaaggaaaagaaaaggaacgcGACAAGAAGTGTCACATGAGTCCAGAAGCTATAGAAGCTAGAAGACAAAGGGTAGTAGAGAAAAAGGTTAAAAAATTCGTTCCTGATCCGAGCTATCCTGGTTACGATGATCCGTGGAATATATTTCGTACAGCACCATCGGAAAAAGAATCTGAAACTgattttaaaaagttattaaaacTTAGTTCTCCAAAACCACCAGGTACGGCTGTACAATCTAAAACATTGATGGACGGAATTGGAAAATCTGCACTACATGAAGATATTTCTAAATCAGAGATAAGAAAAGATCACCCAATTGTAAAAGAGTCAAAAAAAATATCTCCTACACATTCTGCACGAAATACGTCAGAACAAATTTCGAAAAAACGAAAtcgagaaaaattaaaaagcgaagaaaaaataagtgaaaaaggATTTATAAAATCTGATAAGAAAGGATTTAAAAAAAGCCAGGAAAGAATGATTGAGACAAAATCAAAAAAACTGGATAAAAATGTGATTAGAAAAAGCgaggaaagtaaaaagaaatacaatcAAGTAACGAAACGCGTACAATCAAGTACAACAAAGGATAAGGTACAAGATCAAAGTACTCCAAAATTAGTAAAAGATAAACACAATCAAAAGTTGAATATGAAATCTATAGGAAATCCTTCACTTCCTAAATATTTGGAAAAACTAAGCGATGGATCAAATCCGAAAAAATCTAATATTGGTAAAGAAACATCTGCCATTAAGTCTCAACAAAACATGCGTAATGTAAGTGAGGTTGATAAACGACATAAGAAAAGAATGAGTTCAAAGAAATCAAATCACAGATCTATTACATCATCaaacataaaaaagaaaacgataagTAAACAGTTGAGTACGAGAAAATCGGTAAGAcgagataaaaagaaagatgtGATTAATCAAGATGTAGATCCTGAAACAATTCATAGGAACAAGATAAAtgaattgaaaaatatgatGAAATCTTCCGAACTGTATCCATATAATATAAAACCAGCAGAGATCCCAGATGATCCTCCAGCAAAATGTCAACTAGAATACGAAGATTCAGAAACTACGATTGACACTGTACAAGTTGAAGAAGATGCAGATATACAATTACCAATCAAAGGTCCTTGTGGTTGGAGGACAAAGTCAGAACAGCAATTACCAACAAAGAAAACTTTGATATATCTGACTGATCCAGATTATCCTCCAGAAACAGTACCGGTAAGGTCAGGTGGAAAACCATGTGTTTGTCGGGACAATAgggcaaaaaagaaaatattattatataatatcggAGGACTCATAGGTGGAAAGAAAAATGGCGAAGAAAAGAAGTtattaagaaagaagaaaaacgaagacAAAAAGATGCAAGTTATTGATGGGGTCATTTATTATACTCCACCACCAAGTCCTCGTAGAAGCAATGAATATGTACCCGAATATGATCTTTATGAATCTCCATATGATATGTGTCTTACGCAACGTAAAGACCGAAGTCTTAAATTTCTCGATCAATATGGTAGACCGAAAATATCTGAAGTTTCAAAAAATAGAGAATCTTGCGGTTGTAACGAATACGTAGAAACGTATGGTATTCAAACTATAAATGAAAATGAAGGAAAAGCTCAATTGTTGAAAGAACTTGAATCCAAAGACAAGTTAATAACCGCGAAACCACCGAAAGACCGCTGGAATCTGGCGCTTAAAGATGTAGGCTTGATAGATTATTTCACACGATGCAGAGACAGTTTGCCTTGTTGGCTGAGATGTGCCAAATTTAATAAAGTTGGCTGTCCTATATCATATAGAGAACTTAAAATAAAACGACCAGTATGTGAATGTaagtatgaaagaaaaataCTCGAACATAAGGAGGAAAAAGTGAAATGGAAGCAGCGTCAAAAACGATTAAAGTCTTTGAAAAAGCAACCATATGTGAACATAGCTGACATTTCGAAACTATTGATaccaaatacaaaattaatgatATCAGACGTAAAAAGAATTCCAAGAGAAGATGAATACATAGacgatattaaatattgtataacTGGAGTTGCCGAAAACTATGACCATTTACCACCTAAACAAATAGTAGGTGGTATCCATATGGTTACACCTATTCAGACACCTGAACCAAGCGAACATGAGATATCATGTGTTTGTTTGCATCGACATTGGTCGCCTATGAAGATTACTCCTGGTCCATTACCAAAACCTGAAGAAATTTTACTTGCTGAAAAGAAATACAGACAAGAAGCTGTGAAAGAAGCGTTCCGCCAAATTTATGCTCCTCAATCAACATATCACATACATGATGATCATAGTTGCAAAGAAAAATGTGGTGGATATCTTGAAAtggaaaatgacaaaaatacAGGAAAAGACAAACAAGTTGTGCAGGATAACAGTCGTTATATAGCATCTTATTTACAAAAACCTACTAGTATCAAAGGCAAATTAACAAATTCCGCTCGacatattaaatcaaatattgaTGATCTTCAAATTAAAACAGAGATTAAAAATTTACCAATGCAGAAATTCTCTGAAACTAAAGCAAGAAGTTCgcataaagaaaataaagatacaaatttggCAGGGCAAAAGACTTTTGAAAATAAAGTAAAGAGTTCACGTAAAGAAGATAGAGACTTCAAGATTGAAAGAAGAGATCAGAAATATGTAAATGTTCCTCAGAAACAAACTAGAGGCGATATTCAAAATGATCCTATTGAATTAAATGTAGAGAATATAGATATTTGGGATAAAGAAACTGAAGAAGATTCTGATGATTCTAAATGTTATTTAATGGCTATAGTGAag atcgaattaaaaaaaatggcGGCAGAAGGATTTCTGTTTGCAAAACTACCCAAGTGTTTTTTAATGCCACAGTTGCAATATTGGTTGATGTATAGAAAAGGGCTCAGTTTTAGTGATGCGgctaaaa ATCGCACTGAAAAAAGCTATATTCTATAG